From Gopherus flavomarginatus isolate rGopFla2 chromosome 16, rGopFla2.mat.asm, whole genome shotgun sequence, a single genomic window includes:
- the TNFSF14 gene encoding tumor necrosis factor ligand superfamily member 14 encodes MGDGVVYPSVFVVDGQQHGVPFVPPMRRKRRMCWHSQFFLACLVILALAGVATEGYFLIRFQKELEKATSQVAEEAAAISEKSIQDRKLHAEKPAAHVLGAAFTTSGNGSLQWEHSKDWAFLHDMGYQGGSLVCIKPGYYYIYSKIHLMAQSCSQQGQSSVIYHGIYKKTPRYVEEMKLVENLILYCDEKDSGFWRQNSFLGGIFHLEEEEQIYVKVSQRQMLQIRDGTRSYFGTFMI; translated from the exons ATGGGCGATGGGGTGGTGTATCCTTCTGTCTTTGTGGTGGACGGCCAGCAGCACGGGGTCCCCTTTGTCCCACCCATGAGGAGGAAGCGGCGGATGTGCTGGCACAGCCAGTTCTTCCTGGCCTGTCTGGTCATCTTAGCCCTGGCCGGCGTGGCCACCGAAGGCTATTTCCTGATCCGCTTCCAGAAAGAGCTGGAGAAGGCGACGTCCCAAGTTGCG GAGGAAGCAGCGGCCATCTCTGAGAAGTCCATTCAAG ACCGGAAACTTCATGCTGAGAAGCCAGCAGCTCATGTCTTGG GTGCAGCCTTCACCACCTCTGGGAACGGTTCTCTGCAGTGGGAACACAGTAAGGACTGGGCTTTCCTGCATGACATGGGTTACCAGGGCGGCTCCCTGGTCTGCATCAAGCCCGGCTACTATTACATCTACTCCAAGATCCATCTTATGGCGCAGAGTTGCTCTCAGCAGGGCCAGAGTTCTGTCATCTATCATGGCATCTATAAGAAGACCCCCAGGTATGTCGAGGAGATGAAACTTGTGGAGAACCTGATCCTTTACTGCGATGAGAAGGACAGCGGGTTCTGGCGGCAAAACAGCTTCCTGGGAGGAATCTTccacctggaggaggaggagcagattTACGTCAAGGTGTCACAGAGACAGATGCTACAGATCAGAGACGGCACCAGGTCTTATTTTGGCACCTTCATGATCTGA